The Stenotrophomonas sp. BIO128-Bstrain region CTCTGCACATCAGGCGCCGACATCAAAACCTGCGCCAGCCCAAAAGCCTGCAACACCGGCCAAGACGAGCGAAGCGACGATCGATCATGCGGCGATGGGCCACGCCGAGCCGCAGGCTAACGCAGCCGAGCCTGCCATGCAGGGCATGGACCATTCGCAGATGGGGCACGGCTCGCCCGCGAGCACACCTGCGGCGCCCACAGCGCAGGCGCAGTCGATGCAGGGCATGGATCACAGTCAGATGGCACAGCCCGCTGCAGCCGACACCTCCGGCACGGCCACGCCTGCGATGCAGGGGATGGACCATTCGCAGATGGGCCATGATTCGCCCGCGCCCGCTACACCAGAAGCGGGAATGCAATCGATGGAGGGCATGGACCACAGTCAGATGGGACACGGGCCTGCAGCGCCAACGCAGCCGCGCACCCCGATTCCCGCGGTGACGGACGCGGATCGCAAGGCGGCCATCGCGCCGGAACACGCGCATCCGGTGCATGACAACTCGATCAAGAGCTACGTGCTGCTCAATCGCCTGGAAACCTGGGATGCCGATCCGGGCACCGGGCTGGGCTGGGAGGGCCAGGGCTGGATCGGTACGGACCTCAATCGCGTCTGGCTCCGCAGTGAAGGCGAACGCACGGATGGTCAGACCGAGTCGGCTGATCTGGAAGTGCTTTACGGCCGCAGTATCTCCACGTGGTGGGATGTGGTGGCCGGTGTGCGTCATGACTTCAAGCCTGGGGCATCGCAGAACTTCGCCGCTATCGGTGTACAGGGCTTGGCGCCGATGAAGTTCGAAGTGTCCGCCACAGCCTATCTCGGCGAAGGGGGCCAGACTGCCGCCAATGTCGAGGCCGAGTACGAATTGCTGCTAACCAACCGGCTGATCTTGCAGCCGCTGGTGGAAGTCACCGCCTATGGCAAGAACGATCCATTGCGCGGGATAGGTTCGGGTCTGAGTGCCGCTGAGGCGGGGCTACGACTTCGCTATGAGTTCACCCGAAAGTTCGCTCCCTACATCGGCGTGGTGTACGAGCGCGCGTTTGGCAATACCGCAGACATGCGACGCGAGCATGGCGAGTCCTTTGAAGACACGCGCTTGGTCATCGGCCTTCGTACCTGGTTCTAAGGGGAACTGACAATGAAATCCAACAAAAAGATGTGGGTATGGCTCGGTGCCGGCGTGGCATTGGTTGCGGTGGTCGCAACCGCCACGGTCTCTCTGGGCGTGTACAACGTGGCCGCCGACGATCCGCATAGTCGCCCGGTGTATGCGCTACTTGAAACGGCGCGCGAGCGTTCCATTGAGGTGCGCGCCGCCAAGCTTCAGCTACCCACGAACCTTGATGATCCTGAGCGTATCCGCCAGGGTGCGGGCAACTACAACGCCATGTGCGTGACCTGCCATCTTTCACCAGACGCGGCGGCCACCGAGATGAGCAAGGGCCTGTACCCCGCGCCACCGAACCTAAGCAAACAGCCGGTCGCTCCAGCTGAGGCGTTCTGGGTGATCAAGCACGGCATCAAGGCCAGCGGCATGCCCGCTTGGGGCGGCAGCATGGACG contains the following coding sequences:
- a CDS encoding copper-binding protein CopB; the encoded protein is MNINRRDTTLTALTAISLALANAASAQSMQHGSMQMEQGAQTQTQDHSAHQAPTSKPAPAQKPATPAKTSEATIDHAAMGHAEPQANAAEPAMQGMDHSQMGHGSPASTPAAPTAQAQSMQGMDHSQMAQPAAADTSGTATPAMQGMDHSQMGHDSPAPATPEAGMQSMEGMDHSQMGHGPAAPTQPRTPIPAVTDADRKAAIAPEHAHPVHDNSIKSYVLLNRLETWDADPGTGLGWEGQGWIGTDLNRVWLRSEGERTDGQTESADLEVLYGRSISTWWDVVAGVRHDFKPGASQNFAAIGVQGLAPMKFEVSATAYLGEGGQTAANVEAEYELLLTNRLILQPLVEVTAYGKNDPLRGIGSGLSAAEAGLRLRYEFTRKFAPYIGVVYERAFGNTADMRREHGESFEDTRLVIGLRTWF
- a CDS encoding cytochrome c: MKSNKKMWVWLGAGVALVAVVATATVSLGVYNVAADDPHSRPVYALLETARERSIEVRAAKLQLPTNLDDPERIRQGAGNYNAMCVTCHLSPDAAATEMSKGLYPAPPNLSKQPVAPAEAFWVIKHGIKASGMPAWGGSMDDEFIWNMSAFLQKLPTLDATAYKELVDSSEGHSHGGGETQGHHDDEKAEDHPALFEPGNNSMPHAHPPGVDDDHHGPTPSDTEVGLVSHGHPDGKVESHPAPHTPVADDGHAHTH